A part of Gouania willdenowi chromosome 2, fGouWil2.1, whole genome shotgun sequence genomic DNA contains:
- the LOC114473721 gene encoding mitogen-activated protein kinase kinase kinase kinase 4-like isoform X12, whose product MANDSPAKSLVDIDLASLRDPAGIFELVEVVGNGTYGQVYKGRHVKTGQLAAIKVMDVTEDEEEEIKLEINMLKKYSHHRNIATYYGAFIKKSPPGHDDQLWLVMEFCGAGSITDLVKNTKGNQLKEDWIAYISREILRGLAHLHAHHVIHRDIKGQNVLLTENAEVKLVDFGVSAQLDRTVGRRNTFIGTPYWMAPEVIACDENPDATYDYRSDLWSCGITAIEMAEGAPPLCDMHPMRALFLIPRNPPPRLKSKKWSKKFFSFIEGCLVKNYTQRPPTEQLLKHPFIRDQPNERQVRIQLKDHIDRTKKKRGEKDETEYEYSGSEEEEEDPPEQEGEPSSIVNVPGESTLRRDFIRLQQENKERSEALRHQQLLQEQQLREQEEYKRQLLAERQKRIEQQKEQRRRLEEQQRREREMRRQQEREQRRREQEEKRRVEEMDRRRKEEEERRRAEDEKRRNDREQEYIRRQLEEEQRHLEMLQEQLLREQAMLLADERYRKNIQGSPQSAPPPKQPPLPPRSSEPFSNGGSSSEGSAMQRPMEPQVQWSHLAALKSSNSAAPSPPPPPPPVVARSQSFSDSAGVAPSFAQLHLRSQHHHPSPARTDPQPQAPLHHAPSQPRLEHQTSSEEVPPKVPVRTTSRSPVLSRRESPLPSQALNQRNAGSNVEQRPLWDRVEKLQSRPGSGNSSASSNSSSQASPGDRFRPRCESPASSKSEGSPLQRPENAAKKQEEKNLARPTRPAGDMDLTALAKELRAVDDVRPPHKVTDYSSSSDESGTTDEDDDEEVEQEAGDESTSGAEESRAGYPHGFRRRVSNGETESAKTMLVEDSESDQALTPSKDGTLVIRQSTADIKRLVSLSSSSSSTSSPGSGHNQAVPEKNGFVGRIHLLPDLIQQSHHPPSSSTTTIPSTAAIIPSPSSSSSSFPSSSSLASLAMSPQIPLDELIAIESQSESNSMSKHKSSSSFTPFIDPRLLQISPSSGSSLNNMAAFGQDGRLADPLRSDPSRKGSVVNVNPVNTRPPSDTPEIRKYKKRFNSEILCAALWGVNLLVGTESGLMLLDRSGQGKVYPLINRRRIQQMDVLEGLNVLVTISGKKNKLRVYYLSWLRNKILHNDPEVEKKQGWVNVGDLEGCVHYKVVKYERIKFLVLALKNAVEVYAWAPKPYHKFMAFKSFGDLVHRPLLVDLTVEEGQRLKVIYGSCSGFHAVDVDSGAVYDIYLPTHIQTHIQCHAIIILPNTDGIELLVCYEDEGVYVNTYGRITKDVVLQWGEMPTSVAYIRSNQIMGWGEKAIEIRSVETGHLDGVFMHKRAQRLKFLCERNDKVFFASVRQGGASQVYFMTLGRSSLMSW is encoded by the exons GGACGACATGTCAAGACCGGACAGCTGGCTGCCATCAAGGTCATGGATGTCACAGAG gatgaagaggaggaaatCAAACTGGAGATCAACATGCTGAAGAAGTACTCCCACCACAGGAACATAGCCACCTACTACGGGGCTTTCATCAAGAAGAGCCCCCCAGGCCACGACGACCAGCTCTGG CTGGTGATGGAGTTCTGTGGCGCGGGTTCCATCACAGACCTAGTGAAGAACACGAAGGGGAACCAGTTGAAGGAGGACTGGATCGCATACATCTCCAGAGAGATCCTCAGA GGTCTGGCCCACCTCCACGCGCACCACGTCATCCACCGTGACATCAAAGGACAGAACGTCCTGCTGACCGAGAACGCTGAAGTCAAACTGG TTGATTTTGGTGTGAGTGCTCAGCTGGACCGGACAGTAGGGAGAAGGAACACCTTCATCGGGACGCCCTATTGGATGGCGCCTGAGGTCATCGCCTGTGACGAGAACCCGGACGCCACATACGACTACAGG AGTGATCTGTGGTCATGTGGCATCACAGCGATCGAAATGGCTGAAGGAGCGCCGC CTCTCTGTGACATGCACCCAATGCGAGCACTCTTCCTTATTCCAAGAAATCCTCCTCCCAGGTTAAAGTCTAAGAAGTG GTCCAAGAAGTTTTTCAGTTTCATCGAGGGCTGCCTGGTGAAGAACTACACCCAGCGGCCTCCGACCGAGCAGCTCCTGAAGCATCCCTTCATCCGGGACCAGCCCAACGAGCGGCAAGTCCGGATCCAGCTCAAGGACCACATCGACAGGACCAAGAAGAAGAGAGGCGAGAAGG ATGAGACGGAGTACGAGTACAGcggcagtgaggaggaggaggaggatccaCCTGAGCAGGAAGGAGAACCAAG CTCCATCGTCAACGTGCCCGGAGAGTCGACTTTACGCCGCGACTTCATCCGCCTGCAGCAGGAGAACAAGGAGCGATCGGAGGCTCTGCGCCACCAGCAGCtcctgcaggagcagcagctgCGAGAGCAGGAGGAGTACAAGCGGCAACTGCTGGCCGAGAGGCAGAAGCGCATCGAGCAGCAGAAGGAGCAGAGGCGACGGCTGGAGGAG CAACAGCGTCGCGAGCGTGAGATGCGGAGGCAGCAGGAGCGCGAGCAGCGCCGCCGAGAGCAAGAGGAGAAGAGGAGGGTCGAAGAGATGGATCGGCGACgcaaagaggaagaggagcgcAGACGGGCCGAGGATGAGAAGAGGAGGAATGATCGCGAGCAG GAATACATCCGACGTCAGCTGGAGGAGGAGCAGAGGCACCTGGAGATGCTGCAGGAGCAGCTGCTGCGAGAGCAGGCTATGTTGCtg GCGGACGAGCGTTACCGTAAGAACATTCAGGGTTCCCCTCAGAGCGCCCCTCCTCCCAAGCAGCCCCCCCTGCCTCCCCGCTCCTCTGAACCTTTCTCCAATGGCGGCTCCTCCTCTGAGGGCTCTGCCATGCAGCGGCCCATGGAGCCTCAG GTCCAGTGGTCCCACCTGGCCGCTCTAAAGAGCAGCAACAGCGCCGccccctctcctcctcctcctcctcctcccgtgGTCGCTCGCTCACAGTCCTTCAGCGACTCCGCCGGCGTGGCCCCGAGCTTCGCCCAGCTCCACCTGCGCTCCCAGCACCACCACCCATCGCCCGCACGCACTGACCCCCAACCCCAAGCTCCCCTCCACCACGCTCCCTCCCAGCCCAGGCTTGAACACCAAACTAGTAGTGAGGAAGTTCCCCCGAAG GTACCCGTGAGGACAACGTCCAGGTCTCCTGTGTTGTCCCGCCGCGAGTCGCCTCTCCCGTCCCAAGCGCTCAACCAAAGGAACGCTGGCAg TAACGTGGAGCAGCGCCCTCTGTGGGACAGAGTGGAGAAGCTTCAGTCCCGTCCGGGCAGCGGCAACTCCTCCGCCTCCTCCAACTCCAGCTCCCAGGCCAGCCCCGGGGACCGCTTCCGGCCTCGCTGTGAGTCCCCTG CTTCATCCAAATCCGAAGGATCTCCTCTTCAGAGGCCGGAGAACGCCGCCAAGAAACAAGAGGAGAAGAACCTGGCTCGACCCACCCGACCTGCC GGTGACATG GATCTGACCGCTTTGGCCAAAGAGCTGCGCGCCGTGGACGACGTCCGGCCACCTCACAAAGTGACCGACTACTCCTCGTCCAGCGACGAGTCGGGTACCACCGACGAGGATGACGATGAGGAGGTGGAGCAGGAGGCTGGCGACGAGTCCACCTCCGGAGCGGAGGAATCCAGAGCTGG ATATCCACACGGCTTTCGCAGGAGGGTGAGCAACGGAGAGACAGAGTCGGCCAAAACCATGTTGGTTGAAGACTCCGAGAGCGACCAGGCATTAACGCCCTCCAAGGACGGAACGCTGGTCATCAGACAg AGCACGGCTGACATAAAGCGGTTGGTCAGtctctcatcatcatcatcctccacTTCCTCACCCGGCTCTGGTCACAATCAGGCCGTCCCAGAGAAAAACGGCTTTGTGGGCCGCATACACCTCCTGCCGGACCTCATCCAGCAGAGCCATCACCCCCCatcctcctccaccaccaccatcccATCCACCGCCGCCATCATCCCCTcgccctcttcctcctcctcctcctttccttCGTCATCTAGCCTTGCCAGCCTCGCCATGTCCCCACAGATCCCCCTGGACGAGCTCATTGCCATTGAG TCCCAATCAGAGAGCAACTCCATGTCCAAACACAAGTCGTCGTCTTCGTTCACTCCTTTCATCGACCCACGTCTTCTCCAGATATCTCCATCCAGTGGGAGCTCCCTGAACAACATGG CAGCGTTCGGGCAAGACGGACGCCTGGCTGACCCGCTGAGGTCGGACCCATCTCGTAAAGGCTCTGTCGTCAACGTCAACCCGGTCAACACGCGTCCCCCTAGTGACACTCCGGAAATCCGCAAATACAAGAAGAGATTCAACTCTGAGATCCTGTGCGCGGCTCTTTGGG GGGTGAATCTGCTGGTGGGGACAGAGAGTGGCCTCATGCTGCTGGACCGAAGCGGTCAGGGCAAAGTTTACCCACTGATCAACCGAAGGCGCATCCAACAGATGGACGTCCTGGAAGGACTCAACGTCCTGGTCACCATTTCAG GTAAAAAGAACAAGCTGCGGGTCTATTACCTTTCATGGCTCCGAAACAAGATTTTGCACAACGACCCAGAGGTGGAGAAGAAACAGGGCTGGGTCAACGTGGGCGACTTGGAGGGCTGCGTCCACTACAAAGTCG TGAAATACGAGAGGATTAAGTTCTTGGTGCTGGCGTTGAAGAACGCAGTGGAGGTGTACGCCTGGGCGCCTAAACCCTACCACAAGTTCATGGCCTTTAAG TCCTTCGGCGACCTCGTGCACAGGCCTCTGCTCGTCGACCTGACCGTCGAGGAAGGCCAGAGGTTAAAGGTCATCTACGGCTCCTGCTCAGGCTTCCACGCCGTGGACGTGGACTCTGGCGCCGTCTACGACATCTACCTTCCAACACAT ATCCAGACCCACATCCAGTGCCACGCCATCATCATCCTGCCCAACACCGACGGCATCGAGCTGCTGGTGTGCTACGAGGACGAAGGCGTCTATGTCAACACCTACGGACGGATCACCAAGGACGTGGTGCTGCAGTGGGGAGAAATGCCAACTTCAGTGG CCTACATTAGGTCAAACCAGATCATGGGCTGGGGAGAGAAGGCTATAGAGATCCGCTCGGTGGAGACGGGTCACCTGGACGGCGTCTTTATGCACAAAAGGGCTCAAAGGCTGAAGTTCCTGTGTGAGAGGAATGACAAG GTCTTCTTCGCCTCCGTGCGCCAAGGCGGGGCCAGCCAAGTCTACTTCATGACCCTGGGCCGCTCCTCCCTCATGAGCTGGTAG
- the LOC114473721 gene encoding mitogen-activated protein kinase kinase kinase kinase 4-like isoform X1 — MANDSPAKSLVDIDLASLRDPAGIFELVEVVGNGTYGQVYKGRHVKTGQLAAIKVMDVTEDEEEEIKLEINMLKKYSHHRNIATYYGAFIKKSPPGHDDQLWLVMEFCGAGSITDLVKNTKGNQLKEDWIAYISREILRGLAHLHAHHVIHRDIKGQNVLLTENAEVKLVDFGVSAQLDRTVGRRNTFIGTPYWMAPEVIACDENPDATYDYRSDLWSCGITAIEMAEGAPPLCDMHPMRALFLIPRNPPPRLKSKKWSKKFFSFIEGCLVKNYTQRPPTEQLLKHPFIRDQPNERQVRIQLKDHIDRTKKKRGEKDETEYEYSGSEEEEEDPPEQEGEPSSIVNVPGESTLRRDFIRLQQENKERSEALRHQQLLQEQQLREQEEYKRQLLAERQKRIEQQKEQRRRLEEQQRREREMRRQQEREQRRREQEEKRRVEEMDRRRKEEEERRRAEDEKRRNDREQEYIRRQLEEEQRHLEMLQEQLLREQAMLLVEQAPSGGPLSRLFSPPDTLLRQEFKWRELEEQRKAERLHKRLQQEQSYLLSLQHGDKTKAPPDSNKPAHTSTLPPDCRAPAATPRAQVLEFPPQADPQEKLQAVDSEEAAPSLVLDPPGPDLEPESSPAATPQPVREADERYRKNIQGSPQSAPPPKQPPLPPRSSEPFSNGGSSSEGSAMQRPMEPQVQWSHLAALKSSNSAAPSPPPPPPPVVARSQSFSDSAGVAPSFAQLHLRSQHHHPSPARTDPQPQAPLHHAPSQPRLEHQTSSEEVPPKVPVRTTSRSPVLSRRESPLPSQALNQRNAGSNVEQRPLWDRVEKLQSRPGSGNSSASSNSSSQASPGDRFRPRCESPASSKSEGSPLQRPENAAKKQEEKNLARPTRPAGDMDLTALAKELRAVDDVRPPHKVTDYSSSSDESGTTDEDDDEEVEQEAGDESTSGAEESRAGYPHGFRRRVSNGETESAKTMLVEDSESDQALTPSKDGTLVIRQSTADIKRLVSLSSSSSSTSSPGSGHNQAVPEKNGFVGRIHLLPDLIQQSHHPPSSSTTTIPSTAAIIPSPSSSSSSFPSSSSLASLAMSPQIPLDELIAIESQSESNSMSKHKSSSSFTPFIDPRLLQISPSSGSSLNNMAAFGQDGRLADPLRSDPSRKGSVVNVNPVNTRPPSDTPEIRKYKKRFNSEILCAALWGVNLLVGTESGLMLLDRSGQGKVYPLINRRRIQQMDVLEGLNVLVTISGKKNKLRVYYLSWLRNKILHNDPEVEKKQGWVNVGDLEGCVHYKVVKYERIKFLVLALKNAVEVYAWAPKPYHKFMAFKSFGDLVHRPLLVDLTVEEGQRLKVIYGSCSGFHAVDVDSGAVYDIYLPTHIQTHIQCHAIIILPNTDGIELLVCYEDEGVYVNTYGRITKDVVLQWGEMPTSVAYIRSNQIMGWGEKAIEIRSVETGHLDGVFMHKRAQRLKFLCERNDKVFFASVRQGGASQVYFMTLGRSSLMSW; from the exons GGACGACATGTCAAGACCGGACAGCTGGCTGCCATCAAGGTCATGGATGTCACAGAG gatgaagaggaggaaatCAAACTGGAGATCAACATGCTGAAGAAGTACTCCCACCACAGGAACATAGCCACCTACTACGGGGCTTTCATCAAGAAGAGCCCCCCAGGCCACGACGACCAGCTCTGG CTGGTGATGGAGTTCTGTGGCGCGGGTTCCATCACAGACCTAGTGAAGAACACGAAGGGGAACCAGTTGAAGGAGGACTGGATCGCATACATCTCCAGAGAGATCCTCAGA GGTCTGGCCCACCTCCACGCGCACCACGTCATCCACCGTGACATCAAAGGACAGAACGTCCTGCTGACCGAGAACGCTGAAGTCAAACTGG TTGATTTTGGTGTGAGTGCTCAGCTGGACCGGACAGTAGGGAGAAGGAACACCTTCATCGGGACGCCCTATTGGATGGCGCCTGAGGTCATCGCCTGTGACGAGAACCCGGACGCCACATACGACTACAGG AGTGATCTGTGGTCATGTGGCATCACAGCGATCGAAATGGCTGAAGGAGCGCCGC CTCTCTGTGACATGCACCCAATGCGAGCACTCTTCCTTATTCCAAGAAATCCTCCTCCCAGGTTAAAGTCTAAGAAGTG GTCCAAGAAGTTTTTCAGTTTCATCGAGGGCTGCCTGGTGAAGAACTACACCCAGCGGCCTCCGACCGAGCAGCTCCTGAAGCATCCCTTCATCCGGGACCAGCCCAACGAGCGGCAAGTCCGGATCCAGCTCAAGGACCACATCGACAGGACCAAGAAGAAGAGAGGCGAGAAGG ATGAGACGGAGTACGAGTACAGcggcagtgaggaggaggaggaggatccaCCTGAGCAGGAAGGAGAACCAAG CTCCATCGTCAACGTGCCCGGAGAGTCGACTTTACGCCGCGACTTCATCCGCCTGCAGCAGGAGAACAAGGAGCGATCGGAGGCTCTGCGCCACCAGCAGCtcctgcaggagcagcagctgCGAGAGCAGGAGGAGTACAAGCGGCAACTGCTGGCCGAGAGGCAGAAGCGCATCGAGCAGCAGAAGGAGCAGAGGCGACGGCTGGAGGAG CAACAGCGTCGCGAGCGTGAGATGCGGAGGCAGCAGGAGCGCGAGCAGCGCCGCCGAGAGCAAGAGGAGAAGAGGAGGGTCGAAGAGATGGATCGGCGACgcaaagaggaagaggagcgcAGACGGGCCGAGGATGAGAAGAGGAGGAATGATCGCGAGCAG GAATACATCCGACGTCAGCTGGAGGAGGAGCAGAGGCACCTGGAGATGCTGCAGGAGCAGCTGCTGCGAGAGCAGGCTATGTTGCtg GTTGAACAGGCCCCTTCAGGCGGCCCGCTCTCCCGTCTCTTCTCACCCCCCGACACTCTGCTGCGACAGGAGTTCAAGTGGCGGGAGCTGGAGGAGCAGCGCAAAGCCGAGCGTCTCCACAAGCGCCTACAGCAGGAGCAGAGCTACCTGCTGTCGCTGCAGCACGGCGACAAGACCAAAGCCCCCCCAGACAGTAACAAACCTGCCCACACTTCCACCCTGCCCCCCGACTGCAGAGCACCCGCTGCAACCCCGCGAGCTCAGGTCCTCGAGTTCCCCCCTCAGGCGGACCCTCAGGAGAAGCTGCAGGCAGTAGACTCTGAGGAGGCCGCTCCCAGCCTGGTGTTAGACCCCCCCGGCCCTGATCTGGAGCCAGAGAGTTCTCCTGCTGCTACTCCTCAGCCTGTCAGAGAG GCGGACGAGCGTTACCGTAAGAACATTCAGGGTTCCCCTCAGAGCGCCCCTCCTCCCAAGCAGCCCCCCCTGCCTCCCCGCTCCTCTGAACCTTTCTCCAATGGCGGCTCCTCCTCTGAGGGCTCTGCCATGCAGCGGCCCATGGAGCCTCAG GTCCAGTGGTCCCACCTGGCCGCTCTAAAGAGCAGCAACAGCGCCGccccctctcctcctcctcctcctcctcccgtgGTCGCTCGCTCACAGTCCTTCAGCGACTCCGCCGGCGTGGCCCCGAGCTTCGCCCAGCTCCACCTGCGCTCCCAGCACCACCACCCATCGCCCGCACGCACTGACCCCCAACCCCAAGCTCCCCTCCACCACGCTCCCTCCCAGCCCAGGCTTGAACACCAAACTAGTAGTGAGGAAGTTCCCCCGAAG GTACCCGTGAGGACAACGTCCAGGTCTCCTGTGTTGTCCCGCCGCGAGTCGCCTCTCCCGTCCCAAGCGCTCAACCAAAGGAACGCTGGCAg TAACGTGGAGCAGCGCCCTCTGTGGGACAGAGTGGAGAAGCTTCAGTCCCGTCCGGGCAGCGGCAACTCCTCCGCCTCCTCCAACTCCAGCTCCCAGGCCAGCCCCGGGGACCGCTTCCGGCCTCGCTGTGAGTCCCCTG CTTCATCCAAATCCGAAGGATCTCCTCTTCAGAGGCCGGAGAACGCCGCCAAGAAACAAGAGGAGAAGAACCTGGCTCGACCCACCCGACCTGCC GGTGACATG GATCTGACCGCTTTGGCCAAAGAGCTGCGCGCCGTGGACGACGTCCGGCCACCTCACAAAGTGACCGACTACTCCTCGTCCAGCGACGAGTCGGGTACCACCGACGAGGATGACGATGAGGAGGTGGAGCAGGAGGCTGGCGACGAGTCCACCTCCGGAGCGGAGGAATCCAGAGCTGG ATATCCACACGGCTTTCGCAGGAGGGTGAGCAACGGAGAGACAGAGTCGGCCAAAACCATGTTGGTTGAAGACTCCGAGAGCGACCAGGCATTAACGCCCTCCAAGGACGGAACGCTGGTCATCAGACAg AGCACGGCTGACATAAAGCGGTTGGTCAGtctctcatcatcatcatcctccacTTCCTCACCCGGCTCTGGTCACAATCAGGCCGTCCCAGAGAAAAACGGCTTTGTGGGCCGCATACACCTCCTGCCGGACCTCATCCAGCAGAGCCATCACCCCCCatcctcctccaccaccaccatcccATCCACCGCCGCCATCATCCCCTcgccctcttcctcctcctcctcctttccttCGTCATCTAGCCTTGCCAGCCTCGCCATGTCCCCACAGATCCCCCTGGACGAGCTCATTGCCATTGAG TCCCAATCAGAGAGCAACTCCATGTCCAAACACAAGTCGTCGTCTTCGTTCACTCCTTTCATCGACCCACGTCTTCTCCAGATATCTCCATCCAGTGGGAGCTCCCTGAACAACATGG CAGCGTTCGGGCAAGACGGACGCCTGGCTGACCCGCTGAGGTCGGACCCATCTCGTAAAGGCTCTGTCGTCAACGTCAACCCGGTCAACACGCGTCCCCCTAGTGACACTCCGGAAATCCGCAAATACAAGAAGAGATTCAACTCTGAGATCCTGTGCGCGGCTCTTTGGG GGGTGAATCTGCTGGTGGGGACAGAGAGTGGCCTCATGCTGCTGGACCGAAGCGGTCAGGGCAAAGTTTACCCACTGATCAACCGAAGGCGCATCCAACAGATGGACGTCCTGGAAGGACTCAACGTCCTGGTCACCATTTCAG GTAAAAAGAACAAGCTGCGGGTCTATTACCTTTCATGGCTCCGAAACAAGATTTTGCACAACGACCCAGAGGTGGAGAAGAAACAGGGCTGGGTCAACGTGGGCGACTTGGAGGGCTGCGTCCACTACAAAGTCG TGAAATACGAGAGGATTAAGTTCTTGGTGCTGGCGTTGAAGAACGCAGTGGAGGTGTACGCCTGGGCGCCTAAACCCTACCACAAGTTCATGGCCTTTAAG TCCTTCGGCGACCTCGTGCACAGGCCTCTGCTCGTCGACCTGACCGTCGAGGAAGGCCAGAGGTTAAAGGTCATCTACGGCTCCTGCTCAGGCTTCCACGCCGTGGACGTGGACTCTGGCGCCGTCTACGACATCTACCTTCCAACACAT ATCCAGACCCACATCCAGTGCCACGCCATCATCATCCTGCCCAACACCGACGGCATCGAGCTGCTGGTGTGCTACGAGGACGAAGGCGTCTATGTCAACACCTACGGACGGATCACCAAGGACGTGGTGCTGCAGTGGGGAGAAATGCCAACTTCAGTGG CCTACATTAGGTCAAACCAGATCATGGGCTGGGGAGAGAAGGCTATAGAGATCCGCTCGGTGGAGACGGGTCACCTGGACGGCGTCTTTATGCACAAAAGGGCTCAAAGGCTGAAGTTCCTGTGTGAGAGGAATGACAAG GTCTTCTTCGCCTCCGTGCGCCAAGGCGGGGCCAGCCAAGTCTACTTCATGACCCTGGGCCGCTCCTCCCTCATGAGCTGGTAG